TATGACAAACTCGCGGGGATGACCGGAACCGCGGACACCGAAGCGGAAGAATTTAGAAAGATCTACAATCTTGACGTCATCGTAATTCCGCCTAACGTGACGGTTCAAAGAAAAGACTTTCCCGATCGAGTTTATAGAACCGAAAATGAAAAGTTCGAAGCCATCCTCGGAGAAATTCGCGATCTTCAGAGCAACAAACAACCGGTTCTCGTGGGAACGATTTCCATAGAGAAGTCCGAAGTTCTTTCCAGAATGCTCGCTTCCGCGGGAATTCAACACAACGTCTTAAACGCAAAGTTTCACGAAAGAGAAGCTGAGATCGTTGCAAACGCGGGAAAACCGGGCGCGGTCACCATCGCGACCAACATGGCGGGTAGGGGAACTGATATCGTTCTCGGTGGAGCTCAACTCTACAAAGAAAATCTGGAAACCTGGAAAGACGAAGACGATCTCGTAAGACAATTCAAGGAAGCCATCTTAAAACAAAATCTGGATCTGGCGGAAACGATCGCTCAGAAAATGGATTCCGGCGCGAAACAAAAAAGAGCCTCCGAAATTCTCGGGTCCATAAAAATTTGGAAAAAGAATCACGAAGAAGTTTTGAACGCGGGTGGTCTTCATATCCTTGGAACCGAAAGACACGAAGCAAGACGGATCGACAACCAGCTTCGCGGACGTTCCGGTCGTCAGGGAGATCCGGGTTCCAGCAGATTCTACCTTTCCCTCCAAGACGATCTGATGAGAATCTTCGGTTCGGATCGTATTTCCGGACTGATGAAATGGGCGAACATGCCGGAAGGTCAAGAGATCGAGAGTAAGATGGTGAGTAACGCGATCGCAAGAGCTCAGAAACGAGTCGAAGGTCATAACTTCGATATCAGAAAACATCTTCTCGAATACGACGACGTCATGAACCGTCAGAGAATCGTAATCTACAAAATGAGAAACGACGTCCTTGAAAACGAAGACATCGCTCCTCTCATTCTCGGGTTTATAGAAGAATCCGTTGAGAATCAAGTCGTCACTCACTGCGAAGGAAGTAATCCTTCCGCTTGGAATCTGGAAACACTGAACGAGTGGTTGGAAGGATTGGATCTCGACGTCAGAATCAAAGAAGAAGATTTCAAAAAAACAAAAAATCCTCAGCTCGCACTTTTTGATACGATCAACGCCGCTGCGAAAAAACGTTACGAAGCGAGAACGGAAAGTATCGGAAAGGACATCTGGAAACTCTTGGAAAGAAATATTTTCCTCGATATCCTGGATCATCGCTGGAAAGAACACCTCTATTCCATGGATCATCTCAGAGAAGGGATCTGGACCGTAGGTTATAGCGAAAGAAATCCTCTCGTCGAATACAAACTTCAAGGTTTTAGAATGTTCGACGTAGCGATCGAAAATCTAAAAAACGAAGTCGTCAACTTTCTCTTCCGAGTCGAAGTAACAGAAAATTCTAAACTACCCGAAGAGAAAAAAGAATATAAAAAAGTAGGTCAGGAAGTGACCGGTGGTTTTCCAACCTTGCAGGGCGGAAGTCCGAATTCTTCCCGTTCCAACGGATCTGCTGTTTCGGTAACAACGAGTTCCGGCGGCGGAACCGAAAGAAAAACGAGTCGGAGAAGAAAGAGGTGAGTTCCTTCACGAAGATTCTTCCTTTTCTTTTGGGGACAACGCTTCTCGTTTCCTGCGTAACTCCTCCGCCTCCAAAAGGATCTGCAAAACAGATCTTTGCGGATTGTATGGAAACCTTCGGGGACAAGGAGAAGTGTGAAAAGCTGGTTCTCAAACAACTCCTCGGATCCGGTCAGACGATCAATCCGGAAACCGGAGTCGCTGAAAATCAAACGGCGAGCGAACCGACCCTGGATCCTGAAATTGAAAAGAGTCTTAGGCTTCGCTCCGAAATCAAGGACACACTTCAGGGACAAAATCGGATCTTTGTAAAAGAATTTTTGGGAAATCCGGATCAGATTCAATTTAGAACCAATAGCGTCGAAGCCTTTATCTATTTTCGACCGATCAGTCGTTTCAAACCGGGAGCAAAGCCGGACGTCGAAATTAGAGTTCTGATGCGCAATGGAACCGTGGTTCGTGTGGAGCACATAGCCCCTTAAACCCATTTAAGACCTCACAAAACGCAATCGGTGCCTTATTTTCGAACAGAAGAACCGAAAAACATTTGTAGAGCTACTCCTACCTAAGAAATGTGGACTGGAATGCAGGTCCACTGGCTCAACAGACTTCTGATTCTCGCGCTCACGGCGGTAATTGTATTACCCTGTGAAGAAGACGGAACGTTTGACCTCGCATTTTTAGATGTCAAAGGATCGGAAGTTCATTCCGCTCTTGCAAAACGGATTGAGAAAAAAGAGACGACCGCTCAATTGCAGTGCGATCTGGATTCTCAGGAATTCGCTCTTTGTCTTAGAAGCCGCTACGACTTTTTAGATCTCGTTTTTTCCGATTTTTTCGAACTTTCCAAAACGGAAGTCGAATTCTTTCAGAGAAACTTCTTCGCTCCGAAAACTCAATACAACTATCTCCTTTCTTCCTTACTCCTCAATCTTCCTCCACCGATCGCTTAATTAGAATATTATAAAATTCTATCGTAAGAATTTTCCGAACGATAGATCTCCGTTTGGTGCGACGCACTAAATCGGAAGCGAATGCCCTTTTTTAGGGAAGATTGAATCTTGGAGAACCGTACCTCTTGATCCGCAAACAAATAAAACTGGCAAACTTATGAAAAAGATTTTCACGCTCTTAATTCTGCTCATACTGCAACCCATTCTTCCGGAAGAATCCAAAACGGCTTCTTCTCCTTCGAATGGGGAGCAACCAAGCCTTGGGATTCCGGCCACCTCCACTCAGTCGGAGAATCCGATTCAGGCCGAGGCGCCGAATGGAATCCCGATCGAGTTCAACTTGGATCTCAAAACCGCAGAAGAAAAGCTCTGGAGAAACAACCTCCTTTTGCTCGCTTCTCGTTTTAATATCGACGCGCGCAAAGCGGGAATCGAACAAGCGGGACTCTACGCAAACCCGAACATCTTTATCGATCAGAGTATCTTTGCGGAACCGACTCAGAGATACTTCGACTTCACTCGTTCCGGACAGACCGTTGTTCAAATTCAACAATTGTTTTTACTCGGCGGTAAGATCGGAAAACGGGTTCGTGTCGCGGAACTAAACGCTCGTATGAGCGAACAAGAATTCTACGATCTCGCACGCGGTCTCGTCACCAAATTGAGAAAACTTTTTTACGCGATCTATTACTATCGTCAGGCGATTACGTTTTACGATCAGAGTTTGGAAGCCCTCGGTAGAACCGTTTCCTCCGCCGAAATGGGTTACAAAAGAAGAGCGATCCTACAAGCGGAAGTCCTTCGTCTCAAGGCACTTTATTTCTTTCTCAAAAAAGAAAGAGAAGATTTGAATATTCGAATTTTGGAAAGAGAAGCGGATTTAAGAGTTTTGTTAAACGACGATTCTCTGAGAAGTTCGGACGTAAAAATCGTTCCGCAGATCAATGAAGACCATTTGGACTTTTTGGAACCCGCAAAGTTAAAACGGGACGAACTTTTGGAACTCGCAAGAAACAAAAGACCCGATCTCAAAAAAGCGATCCAAGCCCTTCGTTACGAAGAAGCCAACCTGGAATTGCAACACGCGAACGCGATTCCCGATCTCGCTTTTGGTCCGATGTACAACCGGGGTGGAACTGCCTTTCAAAACTATTGGGGGGTCACGGCTCAGTTGAACATTCCTATCTTTGATAGAAATCAGGGAAACATCAAGGCTTCGGAAAAAGCGATTCTTTCCAAAAAGCAGGAACTCAAAAACACTCTTTTGGAAGTGGAAAACGAAGTCGCAGTCTCCATTGAAACCGCGAGAGTCAAAGACAATCTCTATCGCAAATTTAGAAATACCTACACCAAGGAATATTTGGATCTTTCGAAAGACATGATTCTTAGTTATGAAAAACGTTATATTACGATTTTGGAATTTGCCGATTTTTTTGAAACCTATCGTTCCAGCGTCGTTGAAATGCTAAAACTGCAAACGGATCGTATGGACGCGATCGAGGGGATCAACTTCTCGGTCGGGCAGGGGATTCTTATCCCGAAACTTTCGGAACCCATACCCGTAACGAATCCAAAGAAGGAAGACTGACCATGAAATTACCTTTTACTAAACGCACAACATTCGTTCTTGGAATCGCCGCTATCATCGCCGTCGTTTCCCTCGCGATCCTCGGACTTTCCAAACGAGGAAAGCCGACGATTCATCCTCCGAGTAAAGCTATCGTTCACGACAAGGGAGAATGGATCGAATTTAAGGAAAACAGTCCCGGATTAGAGATTATAAAAACGGCTCAGATCGGTAAAGAAGGAGAATTCGTGGAAGTCGAGGCTCCGGCTCGTTTGATCGCTTCTTCTTCTCCCTCTATGAGCGGCGGTGAAAAGATTATTCTTTTTGAATCTGCGGATCTAAACGATCTGTATGTTGGTTATATTCATTCTAAAAATAGCCTGAACCGTTCTCGTAAAAATTTGGAACGGATCAAGGACATGTTCAAACATAGGGTCGCGACCGAAAAAGATCTGATCGAAGCGGAGACGGAATCCGAAAACGACGCGGCCGAACTCGCAGAATTTGAAGGGAAACTCCGCGCGGTCGGTTTGAATCCAGCAGAACTCAGAAACGCGAGCGCACTCAGCGCTTGGATCATCTGCGACGTTCCGGAATCGCAACTGCAAAGCCTGAAAAAAGGAAAAAAAGTAAAACTCAAATTTTCCAGCTTTCCGGAAACCGCTTGGACGGGAACCGCCGAGGCTTTGGGAGACAACGTGGATCCCACAACTCGAACGGTGAAAGTTAGAATCCTTGTGCGCAACGAAGGTTACGTTTTGAAACCCGGGATGTTTGCGACGGTCCGTTTTCCGGAAGATAGAAAGGGCGATACGGTAGTCATTCCGTTCACCTCCGTAATCACCGTGGAAAGCAGAAGTTATGTTTTTGTGGAAGAATCTCCTCGCGAGTTTTACAAAAGAGAAGTGATCTTGGGAACTTCCGGCGAGGAAAGAGTTACCGTTGTAGAAGGCCTTGCCAAGGGCGATCGAGTCGTCGTGGAAGGAACCATTCTTCTCAAGGGACTCAGCTTCGGATTCTAACATGAAAGATATTAAATTCTTAAGCGTAGTCATTATATCTGTTTTTTTGAATGTTTCTCTTTTGGGACAAACTCAAAAAAACGATTCTAAATCCGATCCTTCCCCGGAATGGGTGGAAGAACCGGACGGAAAAACTCGAATTGGAAAAGAAGGCCCGAATGAAAATTCTCTCAAAGGAAAACCTCTTCCGAATTCGACAAACTTTCTAGTTTACGGCGCGAGCATAGGCTCTCCCGGAAGTATCAACTTCAACGTTGGTTATTACTACAAGGATATCGTACTTCGGGCTTCCGGCGGGAGATGGAATCCGCATTGGTGGGGCGGTCAGGTCGATATCGGTTATAGTTTCTGGAAAACTCCGGTAGTCGCACATAGCGTTTCTCTTGTATTCGGAAAGTTTGAAGTAGATCCTTTTCAACCGGAAGTCGGCCGTGGTGGTCAGAACTCCTATCCTTCCGGCTCTTCCTTTCCCGGTTATAGTCATAGGGATCCTACATACGAAGATTTGATCATTCGCTCTTATGTGACGGAACAAAATCCGACCTTGGCTTTGTATCTGGAACACGAAAGTCGAGACAGACAAAAAGTTCATCTAAATCAGCAATACGTGGGTTTGACCTACGACTTTCTCTTGGGAAATTTTTTCCTTCAGTTGGGTGGTGGAATCGGGAAAGGGGATTATAAAAATCCGCAACTTCTTATTCAAATCGGTTATCTCTTTGATACGAGGTCTTCGGAATGATTCGTAATTTAATTGAAGTTGTACTTCGTTACCGTATAGCCACTCTCGCCGCGACGATCGCTTCCATCCTTTTCGGAACCTGGGCTTGGATTGATATTAGAAAAGAAGCATATTCTGATATCGCGGACACTCAGGTGCGCTTGATCGCTAAGTTTCCGGGTAAGGCGGCAGTGGAAGTGGAAGAGCGAGTCACGATTCCGATTGAAAGGGTCTTGAATGCGATCCCGAAAGTCGCCGTGAGAAGATCGAGAACGATCAACGGTCTCGTCGTATTTCAGTTCGTTTTTGAAGACGGAACCGACGATTATTTTGCAAGGACGAGACTTCTGGAAAGGGTTCGTGATGCGGACATTCCTGCGGAAGTGGAACCTTCGCTCGGACCGATGAGTTCTCCCGTCGGAGAAATCTTTCGATACGTTGTGGAATCGAGCGCGAACCACACTCCGATGGAACTCAGAACGATCCAAGACTGGGTGATCATGCCTAAGATGTTACAGATCCCCGGGATCGCGGACGTCGTCACCTTCGGAGGTTTGCCGAAACAATACCACGTAGTCACAACTCCGGATAAGTTGATTCGTTACAAACTCACGATCAACGACGTAATCAGCGCGATTCAACAAAACAACCTGAACACGGGTGGAAACCTTCTCTTACAAGGGGAACAAGGATTTCCGATTCGTTCCTTGGGTGCGATCCGAGATCCGAAACATATCGAGAACATCGTAGTCAAAACCGTAAACGGGGTTCCCGTTTTTATTCGCGATTTAGGAACCGTTGAAATTTCACATCCGATTCCGAGCGGCGTCCTCGGTTATACCGTCCAGAACGATCAGGAAGGCCTGATCGACGTGGATTCTTCCGTTCAGGGTCTTGTCGCCATTCGAAGATGGGGTGATCCGAATATTATGGGAGAAAGAATCAAAGCTCGAGTCAAAGAGATCAACGAGAACTATCTTCCTGACGGGGTTCAGATGAGAACCACGTATGACCGTACCGATCTTGTGAACTACACGTTACGCACCATTGGTAAAACTTTGGTGGAGGGGGTCATAGTCGTAAGTTTGGTTTTGATCTTCTTTATTGGAAGTGTAAAGGCTTCGATGGTCGTGGTTGCTACGATTCCGTTTGCGATGCTTTTTGCATTTTTGATGATGAATCTTACCGGAATTCCTGCCAGCTTACTTTCGTTAGGCGCTATCGATTTTGGAATCATAGTGGACGGCGCGGTGATCATGGTCGAGAATATCATGCGCCGTTACCGCGACGCGTCTTCTTCGGATAAGACAAAAGGAATCATTCGATTTACGGTGGACGCGGCTTCGGAGGTGGGAACCGAGATCATATTCTCCATTTTGATCATCGTACTTGCCTATCTTCCGATTTTCTCTTTTGAAAGAATCGAAGGACGTCTTTTTAAACCCATGGCGTTTACGATTTCTTTTGCGATCTTGGGCGCTTTGATTTTTGCTATGACCGCGATTCCAGTGATGATGTCCTATATCTATCGGAATTATTTCGAATCCGCAAATCCGGGACCGATCGAATGGCACAATCCGATCTACGAATGGGTGGAACATAAATACGCGAGACTGATCGAATATCTTGTAGAAAGATCGAAGAGGGTCGTAACGATTTGTTTTTCAGTAGTAGGCACGTTACTCGTTATTGGTGGGTTATCGCTTGGAACCGAGTTTCTACCCGAAATGGACGAAGGCGGTTTTAACTTAAGAATTTTCTTTCCCGTAGGAATCTCCTTACCGGAATCCAGAAAGTTTATTCCGAAAATCAGACAGATGATCTATAAGAATGAACAGGTCAACGTAGTAATATCTCAGCTCGGAAGAAACGACGACGGAACGGATCCGCTTCCTCCGAACCGACTGGAAGTCCTCGTGGGTTTAAAAGACTACGACGACTGGAAGGAAAAGATCACCAAACAGGAATTACTTCTCAGAATGAGAAACGATCTGGAAGCGGGGCTTCCGGGTGCAAGAGTGAGTTTTTCGCAACCGATCATGGATAACCTTTCCGAGGCGATCATGGGAACGATCGCGGATCTCGCCGTTTTCGTATCCGGAAACGACTTGAAGATAATGCGACAGATTGGGGATGAAATTCTCGAGATCGTAAAAGATATGAAGGGCGCGAGTGAATATGGAATCGAACAGGAAGCCGACAGTTCTCAGTTGACGATTCGAATCGATCGAGAAGCCGCAGCCCGTTTTGGAATCAACGTGAGCGATATCCAACAAATGGTGGAAGCCGCGATCGGGATGCAAAGAATCGACACCCTCTACGAAGGACCTTCGGACATTCCTCCAAAGATTCCGGCCCGTTTCGGGATCGTAGTCCGATTTTCAAAAGACTACAGAACTTCTCAGAGAGCGATCGAAAACATGCCGATCATTTCTCCCAAAGGAGAAAGGATTCCTCTTTCTGAAGTCGCACAGGTGACTTTAGAAGAAGGGCCGACGATGATCTTTCGCCAAGAGGGAAGAAGGACCGTCACCGTTCGAACCAACATCCGAGGAAGAGACCAGGGTGGTTTTGTCGCCGAGTTGCAAAATCGAATAAAACAAAAAGTCAAACTCCCCGACGGTTACGAAGTTCGGTACGGAGGGCAGTATGAAAACCTTTCTCGAGTAGGAACCCGTCTTATGATGGTGATTCCGGTTACGATCGCGATCATATTTGCGGTTCTTTATCTACTTTATAAAAACTTTAAGTATGTCTACGTGGCTCTCGCTTGTTTGCCTCTTTCTCTTGTGGGAGGAATTTATGCGCTTCTGCTTCGAGGTTATTACTTCAACGTTTCCGGAGGCGTGGGATTTATTTCCCTTTTCGGAATCGCGACGATGTCGGGGGTTCTATTCGTCTCGAGGACCAATCATATCTTAGCGGAAGACGACGACCTCAGTGTCAGAGAAGCTGTGAAGAAGGCAGCGGTGATCCAGCTTCGGCCTATGCTCATGACGATGCTTTTGGCGCTTCTAGGTCTGATTCCGGCTACGCTGGCTTCCGGAGTCGGATCCGACGTTCAAAGACCTCTGGCAACCGTGATCGTGGGCGGTCTGTTCTCGGCGCTTTTCTTGGTCCTAACGGTGCTTCCTTCTCTTTACCTGATTTTAGTAGGAGAAAGAAAAACTTACGGAGTTCAGAAGAAGTCGAATGAACCTTTGGAACCATATTCTTATTTGGATCAATATACGATCGAAGAGTACGAGGAAGAGGAAATAACTTTGCCAAAATCGAATGGGAAAAAGAAAGCTTCCTTGGTAAAGGATAAGAAGGGGAAGGCGAGTTCTTCCAGTAAGCCGAAGAGAAAATAAACTTTGATTTTAGAATCTATTCGGGTTCTCAAAATCCTTTTTTCGTCCTTTGGAAAGCCAGTTCCGAAATTTCGGTTTCTTTCTAAGGGACGAAAGTTCCGCAAAGATTCACCCCGCACGTGTGAAGAAAAGAATTCATTCTTCCGGCAGACGAAATCCCTCTGAAAAAAAGATTGAAATCGGACTTAAAGTCCGTCCGAAGTAGAATTGTCTAACAATCTATCTCTGAGCTTGCTCATTGGAAAAACTTCAATCGGGATTTTTTAGTGATGATCGAACTTAAAAGAACGGGAAGAGTTAGGGATTAAGAAACCATTTCTGAATTTATCACGATTTGCGAAATAAAAAGAAAGGAAGAACCGGCTCCCTAAGAAGCCGGAAATTTTATCGGAGTACTAGATAATATTCGGAAATGTATAAAAGCTGCTGCTCGGTTAAAAGATCTTCCGTAGCAAAGGGAAGGGAAGGATCCATTCCTTTATTTCGAACTTTTTTCCTTTGAATTTCTTTTCCAATCGTAGTCTCGGAGTTCGAAACAAATTCTCTCCAGGACTCTTTTGTTTTTTGTAAGATCTCATTGAATTTCATACTGCTTTCTCTTTTTAAAAAAGGCGCTCCGTTAAAGAGCGCCTTTTATACTTCATAACTAAGGATATTGAATCTAAGTCTTAGAACTTCGCAACAACACCTAAAGTCAAACCGTACTGGTGATCTGATTTCTCACCGCTTTGATTTACGAATTGTTTACCGGTCGCCCAGTCTCTACGCAAATCGAGTTTGATTAACAAGTTTTCGGTAAAGTTCCACACAGGAGTTACAGTAAAAGTTTTGTATTGTCCTGCGTTTCTTGTTCCACTGTAATCCTTGTAATCGTCGCTCATTGCTTGTAAAACTTGCGCTTGGGTAATTCCATACGCTCCGGTAGTAGGGTTTGCGGCTAATGCCGCTACTACTGCGTCTGCAATCGCTGCATCGGTCGCTTTTTTGTAATCGCTCAGATAAGTATTCGCTCCCATGAAAGGATTGAAAGTTGTCAAAGCGCCGTTGTTGTGTTTATCGTCGATATACTCGGCACGGACGTTCACACCCCAAGCTTCGTTGATTTTAAACTTAGCAAAAATACCATAAGCTTTGTAGGTAGTTTTGACGTCGCGTTTATTGTTTAAACCGTAGAAAAGGGTATCCTTGTTGAAAACTTCCGAGCCAGTTCCATCGACGTTGTAACGTTTTTGATCCAAGCCATTGTTTGCAAGACTTCCGGATTTTTCACTCCAAGTATAGTCTAAGTCAATTGTGATCTTATCAGTCGGAGTAATCGACAAGATTGCATGGTTCATGAACCAGTAGTCTTTGTCGTATTTCGCTCTTTGTGGATTGGAAACATTGTATTTTCCGATGTTAGGATCTCCAAGAGCAGTTGCTAATTCTGTAGCTAAAGCTGCTTTCGTTGGATCTACACGAGCTCCGGCGTTATCACTGGAATACAAAGTATTCCAAGTAATCGAGAGTTTATCTTCGATCAATTGACCTTTTATCTGGGTACCTACTGCTTTTCGTTCGGTAGCTCCTTCTAAAAGGAAGTTCTTGGAGGAAGCAAACGCTGCATTCTTTGTCGGATCTCCGATTGTGGTCTGCGGTGATGTATAACCGGTACCTATTCCACTGTTGTAGATATAAACGGTTCCAGCCCATTTATCCGTAAACTGTGTGGTCAAGCGTGCACCGGTGTGAATGAAAGGGATCGTGTTTTGGAAGATGGCCCCTATCGAGTAGTTCGGGTTACTCATGGATTCGAGAACCTCGTAACCGATATGCGTAGCCATTTTACCTACGTCCAAAGTCATCCCTTTGAGCACTGGAAAATACATACTTATATATGCTTGTTTTAGCATATTGTAGTTGTAAGTAGCGTTATTCTGAGTGTAAGGGTTTTCTTGATAAGGGTTGTTTAAACCGTTTTGAAAATCGACCCGAAATCCCCAAGGAGAACTTTTCTCAGCAGCCTTTTGAACTGTAAGCGCCGCAGCATTCACTGCGAAGTTCTTGTTATTGGTCTCGAAGGCACGGGTGGAATCGATATCATTTCCTTGTTTCGGGTTCAGGTTGTACATGTAATACACGTCAACAAACCCGGAAAACTCAACCTGATCATACCATTTCTTATCTTCTGGCTCGGCCGCTTTGGCCGGCGCGGGTGCTACTGCCGCTTCTGCTGCAGGCTTTTTCCCAGTCTGGGCAAAGACTTGGGAAGTTCCTACAAGGCAGAGGACAGAAGCAACGAGGCTTAATGTTTTTATTCTCATCATTCTCCTAAATCTCCTATGCCCATTATATGCAAGATGTATGCCAACGCCTAAAAAAGGGAATTTAGCTGAAAAATACGCAGATTTTTGTAGATCTAAAGGATTAGGGTGCTTAGGGAATAGGACAAGGCTGAATAACGGGGCATTTTATTGGGACAAATGCCTAAAAAATAGACATATTTGAATTAGGGTTTAAGCGGGAATGAGGGCGAGAAGGATTTCCTTTTGATTTTCGGAAGGGTTTTCCAGGACATGAGACAGAAGTTTTGCAAGAACCGTTCCCATTTCCTTGGGAGGAAGCTTGGGTCTGTGTTTGAGAATGTCTTCTCCCCGAAGGGCGAGCTCGGTGACAAGAAGGGCCTGCGGTTCTTTTGCGAGTTTCAGGACGCGAGAAGAATCTAAGACGGATTGAAGAGAGGGTTCATACACAAAACAAAGTTTGAGGATATGTTCGAGGACGATCCAAAGGTTCTCACGGGTCGCATGGACGCAGGTCGGATGCAAAAGAATTTTGCGGAGTTCCGAGTCGCTGATTTCGTTTTGGTTCTTCCACTGGAGAATCTTTGTTAGAATTTCCGCAAAGAAAATGGAATCCTTTGTGTTGTGATTGGAATAGCGAAGATCTTTTAAGAACTGTTTGGAATGAGATCCGACTGCAAACGAGCCAAACAACCAGGCGTGCAAAAATGTTAAACGAAGACTCAAAGGAAACGCGGGAATCTCCTTCATTCTTTTTGCGGCGCTTTCGTTCTCGTTTGGGTAGAGGACAACGTTTGTAAACAATTCTAAGATTTGAAATTCTTTGAAAAGTTTGAGAGAGGGAAACGGATTTTTACTCTTGAGGGTTTTGTTGAGTTCGTCGTGAACTCTTTCTCTCGAAACCTTTGCGGTGATGTTTCTACAAGTGCGGATCGCTTCGGCCGTATGTGGATCCAAGGAGAATCCGAGGCTACTCACAAAGCGCAGAGCACGGATGGGCCGGAGACCGTCCTCTGTAAATCTTCCGATCGGATCTCCGATCGTCCTTATGATTTGATTTTGTATGTCCTTGATTCCCTCGTGTTCGTCGATCAGAACCTTTTTTTCCAAGTCGAGCGCGAGTGCGTTCATCGTAAAGTCTCGGCGTTTCAAATCTTCACTCAAGGAAACTCCGAATTCTACGCTTTCCGGTCTTCTTCCGTCCACGTAGTCCGCGTCTTTTCGAAACGTAGTTACCTCGTAGGCTCGATCTTGGACGAGGACCGTGACGGTTCCGTGTTTGAGTCCTGTG
This is a stretch of genomic DNA from Leptospira tipperaryensis. It encodes these proteins:
- the secA gene encoding preprotein translocase subunit SecA, coding for MIQSILRVILGSKFERDIKKLIPIVQQINSLEDSMKAMSDSELSSQTVRFRERLAKGETLDAILPEAFATVREASLRTMGMRHFDVQMMGGIALHGGNIAEMKTGEGKTLTSTLSVYLNALAGFGVHVVTVNDYLAKRDANWMKPIYDFLGISVGVIQHDMDHEQRKIAYSADITYGTNNEFGFDYLRDNMVSHRDHKVQRSHFYAIVDEVDSILIDEARTPLIISGSSDETTDKYVRINKIIPKLIVGEDFEVDEKARNVLLSERGVSHVEEILGIDNLYAPENVDLVHHVHQSLKAHKIFQKDVDYVVQGGEVIIVDEFTGRLMAGRRYSDGLHQSLEAKEGVTIAKESQTLASITFQNYFRMYDKLAGMTGTADTEAEEFRKIYNLDVIVIPPNVTVQRKDFPDRVYRTENEKFEAILGEIRDLQSNKQPVLVGTISIEKSEVLSRMLASAGIQHNVLNAKFHEREAEIVANAGKPGAVTIATNMAGRGTDIVLGGAQLYKENLETWKDEDDLVRQFKEAILKQNLDLAETIAQKMDSGAKQKRASEILGSIKIWKKNHEEVLNAGGLHILGTERHEARRIDNQLRGRSGRQGDPGSSRFYLSLQDDLMRIFGSDRISGLMKWANMPEGQEIESKMVSNAIARAQKRVEGHNFDIRKHLLEYDDVMNRQRIVIYKMRNDVLENEDIAPLILGFIEESVENQVVTHCEGSNPSAWNLETLNEWLEGLDLDVRIKEEDFKKTKNPQLALFDTINAAAKKRYEARTESIGKDIWKLLERNIFLDILDHRWKEHLYSMDHLREGIWTVGYSERNPLVEYKLQGFRMFDVAIENLKNEVVNFLFRVEVTENSKLPEEKKEYKKVGQEVTGGFPTLQGGSPNSSRSNGSAVSVTTSSGGGTERKTSRRRKR
- a CDS encoding TolC family protein, with translation MKKIFTLLILLILQPILPEESKTASSPSNGEQPSLGIPATSTQSENPIQAEAPNGIPIEFNLDLKTAEEKLWRNNLLLLASRFNIDARKAGIEQAGLYANPNIFIDQSIFAEPTQRYFDFTRSGQTVVQIQQLFLLGGKIGKRVRVAELNARMSEQEFYDLARGLVTKLRKLFYAIYYYRQAITFYDQSLEALGRTVSSAEMGYKRRAILQAEVLRLKALYFFLKKEREDLNIRILEREADLRVLLNDDSLRSSDVKIVPQINEDHLDFLEPAKLKRDELLELARNKRPDLKKAIQALRYEEANLELQHANAIPDLAFGPMYNRGGTAFQNYWGVTAQLNIPIFDRNQGNIKASEKAILSKKQELKNTLLEVENEVAVSIETARVKDNLYRKFRNTYTKEYLDLSKDMILSYEKRYITILEFADFFETYRSSVVEMLKLQTDRMDAIEGINFSVGQGILIPKLSEPIPVTNPKKED
- a CDS encoding efflux RND transporter periplasmic adaptor subunit, whose product is MKLPFTKRTTFVLGIAAIIAVVSLAILGLSKRGKPTIHPPSKAIVHDKGEWIEFKENSPGLEIIKTAQIGKEGEFVEVEAPARLIASSSPSMSGGEKIILFESADLNDLYVGYIHSKNSLNRSRKNLERIKDMFKHRVATEKDLIEAETESENDAAELAEFEGKLRAVGLNPAELRNASALSAWIICDVPESQLQSLKKGKKVKLKFSSFPETAWTGTAEALGDNVDPTTRTVKVRILVRNEGYVLKPGMFATVRFPEDRKGDTVVIPFTSVITVESRSYVFVEESPREFYKREVILGTSGEERVTVVEGLAKGDRVVVEGTILLKGLSFGF
- a CDS encoding efflux RND transporter permease subunit, whose amino-acid sequence is MIRNLIEVVLRYRIATLAATIASILFGTWAWIDIRKEAYSDIADTQVRLIAKFPGKAAVEVEERVTIPIERVLNAIPKVAVRRSRTINGLVVFQFVFEDGTDDYFARTRLLERVRDADIPAEVEPSLGPMSSPVGEIFRYVVESSANHTPMELRTIQDWVIMPKMLQIPGIADVVTFGGLPKQYHVVTTPDKLIRYKLTINDVISAIQQNNLNTGGNLLLQGEQGFPIRSLGAIRDPKHIENIVVKTVNGVPVFIRDLGTVEISHPIPSGVLGYTVQNDQEGLIDVDSSVQGLVAIRRWGDPNIMGERIKARVKEINENYLPDGVQMRTTYDRTDLVNYTLRTIGKTLVEGVIVVSLVLIFFIGSVKASMVVVATIPFAMLFAFLMMNLTGIPASLLSLGAIDFGIIVDGAVIMVENIMRRYRDASSSDKTKGIIRFTVDAASEVGTEIIFSILIIVLAYLPIFSFERIEGRLFKPMAFTISFAILGALIFAMTAIPVMMSYIYRNYFESANPGPIEWHNPIYEWVEHKYARLIEYLVERSKRVVTICFSVVGTLLVIGGLSLGTEFLPEMDEGGFNLRIFFPVGISLPESRKFIPKIRQMIYKNEQVNVVISQLGRNDDGTDPLPPNRLEVLVGLKDYDDWKEKITKQELLLRMRNDLEAGLPGARVSFSQPIMDNLSEAIMGTIADLAVFVSGNDLKIMRQIGDEILEIVKDMKGASEYGIEQEADSSQLTIRIDREAAARFGINVSDIQQMVEAAIGMQRIDTLYEGPSDIPPKIPARFGIVVRFSKDYRTSQRAIENMPIISPKGERIPLSEVAQVTLEEGPTMIFRQEGRRTVTVRTNIRGRDQGGFVAELQNRIKQKVKLPDGYEVRYGGQYENLSRVGTRLMMVIPVTIAIIFAVLYLLYKNFKYVYVALACLPLSLVGGIYALLLRGYYFNVSGGVGFISLFGIATMSGVLFVSRTNHILAEDDDLSVREAVKKAAVIQLRPMLMTMLLALLGLIPATLASGVGSDVQRPLATVIVGGLFSALFLVLTVLPSLYLILVGERKTYGVQKKSNEPLEPYSYLDQYTIEEYEEEEITLPKSNGKKKASLVKDKKGKASSSSKPKRK